The bacterium genome includes the window CGTCGGCCAGCTACGATCCGGACGGGACGATTGTCAGCTACGACTGGAACTTCGACGGCGGGCTGTGGGATTTGGAAGGCGTCGGCCCGGTGCAGGAGCATACATACACCGTGCCGTATCCGACGACGACCGCGACGGTGAAGGTGTGGGACAGCGAAGGCGCGATCGCGGAGAAGAGCGTTGTGATTAACGTGCATGGGTGGTACAAGTATTACGTAGACACGGGCCCAAACGTAGGAGGCGGGTCAAGCATTTGCATTTTGGGAAACGGACAGCCCGCAGTGGCATATTTTGACGATGAAAATGACGATCTCAAATTCGTGAGCGCTTCGAGCGGCTTAACTGGCGATTGGAACCAGCCATTAACTTTGGATTCTGAAGGAGATGTCGGAAGGTACTGCTCCCTGTCACTTATTGCAGGTAAACCCTCAGTTGCATATGCGGATTCAACGAATTCGCATATTAAGTTTATTAAATCTTCGGACGAATTTGGAGGTGAATGGGGAATGCCCCATTTCATTCCTACGGGCGAGCCAAGCCTCCGAGCTTCCCTTGTTGAGGTGGGGGGCCTTCCGGCGATTGCATTTCGCTTCTCTGAATCCAAGGTTCTTGGATTTGCACGCGCCATAAATCCCGAAGGTTCGGATTGGAATGGTCCTGTGGTTGTAGATCCTCAATTCGATTCTGGGTATTTGGCGTCAATGCAAATTGTTAATGGCAATCCAGCAGTTGCATATTTCAATTTGCAGCAAGAACGGCTGAAATACATTAGGGCGCTTGATCAACTGGGGAATCAATGGGGCGATGTCATTACCTTAGATGACCAAAATGATGCTTGGCGAATGTTGTCTTTTTGCGTAATCGATAGCAAACCTTCGGTAGCATATGCAGATGCCGCAAACGAGTATGTTTGGTTTACTTCGTCCTCCGACTTAAATGGTAGTACCTGGAAAGTTCCCCAACAAGTATCACGCATGAAAAGCTTTTCGTGGCTGGCATTAGGGAGCATCAAACAAGAGCCATTTGTGTTTTGCGAATTTGCTCCGCCAAGTCTTAATTTGATAATCGCGAATTCAGGTGAAGCGGGATCTTGGGGAAGTCCAATCAGTTTTGATTCCGGACAGGCAGATTTTCATCCCTCGTTTGCGTATTCAACTGAATTAAGCTCGGCATTTGTGAGCTACAAAGGGGGATATTATCAAGGTTCCGATTCGGATCTCAAGGTGGCGGTATTTCGATGAACATGATGCAAACAATCCAAAATCTCATTTGAAAGTGATGTGGCTTTCTGGAGTAATGTGTTTTAAGCAAAATCCACAAAAAGGAGGTGAATCGAAATGGCGGAAATCATTAAGGCAACGACAACTGAGGTCGTCGTTAACGAAGACGGTGGCCAAATAGATTTCCGAGTCGAGGGAGATACGCTCGCCAGCATTATTTATGCAGGAGCGGCCGTCGATAAGGTTCTATTGGGCGCGGACGTAGTAAGCTCGCTGGACGCACGAGTTACCTGTCGGCAAACGGTATCCAACGCGGCGATCCCAGTTTTGGAGTTGAGTCAAAGCGACGCAGATGAGCCTTTTATCAAGTTCTCGGGCACAAGCGCTTCAGCGTGCGGCCAGTGCGTTCTGATTACCACAGCAACCGGAGTCGTCGACGGACCAAAGCGCGCTAGGTCTGGAGAATACGGCTTGTACTACGCAGACTTGGCGGCGTTGGTGGAGTTCAGCGGGAACAAGTACTACATTCCGTTGTTTATCTGTGAGTACGTTCAGCCGTAACAGGTAAGTAAATTTGCACCTTGGTACAAAGGGGGGCCCGTATCCAATGGTTACGGGCTCCCCGATCCAATCCTAAGGAGGGTAAAATGCTTTCAATTCGCACAAATGATGGAACCGTACTGCTGTTGGAGGCTGCGCCCAGGGGTACAGTTAAAGTTGGGTGCTATAAGTTAATGACTGAGTTTCTTGCAGATCAGACAGTCATTGCAGGTCTTGCTGACTTTCTTAAAGAGACACAACCTCCAATGAAGATTTTGGGAATTAAGAATCTCTCCAGTGGAAATCAAACTGGTAACGAGCTGGCAAAAGCTGGGATTAGCCAGTTGCCTAAAGATTGTGGTTCAGATTCAAAACACTTGAGCAATACAAGTGAAACAGGGGATTCTAATTCTAAGGCGAAGGTGTCTGTAAGGAAAAGCAAAAACCCCATTTAACTTGTAGAACCTCGTTTCAATAGCGTACCAAAATCCCCGCGTCGCGCTCGGGCGCGCAGGTTCCGCGTACATTCCGCGCAGGTACAGCGGCCCGCAATCGCGTCCATTTCCGCGGCCGCGGCGGCTGGCATTTGCGCGGCGGCAATTCGTGAATAGCGGCGGTTTCTTCACAATCTCCCCGGTTTTTGGTTTTCAACGCTCAACGCTTAACGCTCAACTGAATAACGGGGCGGGATGCGCCGATATGGAGATCGGCGGTATATTTCATTTCGGTTTTCCCTATCTCACTACTTCACTATCTCACTTGAGGGCGGTTGCCAGCGGCACCAACATTTCCGAGGCTGAAGCCTCGGCTCCTTTGTTCTTTTTCCTTTGCCCTTTTGACAGTTGGACGCGGCCTGAAGGCCGCGCTTCCCGGTTTAAGGATTTTAACTCTAAACTCCCAACGCTCAACTCTTAGCGGTCGGCGGAGGCGCCGCCCGCTATAATCCCCCCGTGCCCAAGGTCGCCGCCGACAGCCACACGCCGTTATTCCGGCAGTACTACGCCCTCAAGGAGGAGCACGGGGACGCCGTCCTCATGTTCCGCCTGGGCGATTTCTACGAGATGTTCGGCCCCGACGCCGAGCGGGCCAGCCGCGTCCTGGGCATCACGCTCACAAGCCGGGCGCTCAACCAGAAAACGAAAGTCCCGATGTGCGGGGTGCCGCACCACAGCGTCCAGCGCTACATCAGGCGGCTTCTGGAGGCCGGGCTGACGGTCGCGGTCGCCGACCAGATGGAGGACCCGGCGCAGGCCAAGGGCATCGTGCGGCGGGACGTGGTGCGGCTCATCACGCCTGGCACCGTGATCGAGGACGAGCTTCTGGACGCGGGCGCTGCGAATTATCTTGCCGTTGTTGCGAAGTTGCGGGACAGGCTGGGATTCGCGGTATTGGAATCCAGCGGAGGCAGCATTCATGCGGGCGAAAGCCCTTATGGCGATGCGGCAATGGTATGCGCCGAAATTGCGGGCAGGGCGCCGAAGGAGCTCAAAATCCCGCCGGATCTTCGAAAAGACCCGGCGTTTTCCGAGCTTCTCGCGCGGATTCCGGAGAACGCGGTTTCGGATTGCGGCGAGTTTCCGTCGCCGGCCGATCTCGAATATTTCGTCGAGCGCCAATTCAAGGCGCCGGTTGCGGCGCTGGGGATGGAGGGCAGGCACGCGGCGATGCAGGCCGTCTTCGAGGTCGTGCGCACGCTGCGGTACAACTTCAAAGTCGAGTCGCTCGACCTTTCGTTCGTCCCTCTGGATTTATCGGACCACATGGTGCTGGACGCGCACACGCTGGCGAATCTGGAAGTGCTCGAAGGTCTTTCTGCGGGGGGGGAGTGTCTGCTGGACGTGTTCGCCGCGCCGCGGACGGCGATGGGCCGGCGCCAGATACGCGAATGGCTGCGCGCGCCGTTGCGCGATGCGGCGATGGCCGATGCAAGGCTGGATGCGGTCTCGGCGCTGGTCGACGCGCCAGAACCGCGCGGCGGAATCGCGTCCGCGCTTTCCAAAATCGTGGATATCGAGCGGATCGCCAACCGCGCTTCGTTCGGCAAGACAAATCCGAAGGAGCTTGCGGCGCTGCGAGACGCGCTGGGCTCGCTCGGTGAGCTTTCCAATATCGTGTCGGGAATTTATTTCGAAGCCGAAGCGGGCGCGGATTTCGCGGATGACGCGGAAGGCGCGCCTGCATGCGCGAATGCTTCTCTCCTTCCCGCGATTGCATCTCGGCTGGCGGAGCGCCCGTCGATATTGGACAAGCTTTCGCGCGTCCTCGCGGAAGATCCGCCCGCGGATCCGGGGCAGGGGGGAGTGGTGCGCGAGGGATATTTGCCGGAGCTGGACGAGCTTCGAAACCTGAAGGCCCAGGCCGCGCAATGGATGACGGAATATGAATCGGCCCAGAAAGAACGTCTCGGAATCAAGTCGCTGAAAGTGAAATATACACCGGCATTCGGCTGGTCAATCGAAGTTACAAAACCGAATCTTCATTTGGTGCCCGGTGATTACGTGCGAAAGCAGACGATGGTCGCGGCCGAGCGGTTCACGACGCCGGAGCTTACCGAGCATGAAACGAAGCTCGCGACCGCGGAGGAAAAATCGCTAGCGCTTGAGAAGGAAATATTCTCCGCGCTGGTGAAGGAAGTTGCAGGCGCGCGCGACCGGCTGCTCGAAATCGCGGATGCGATTAAAACTCTGGATGTGCTGGTTTCATTCGCCGAAACGGCGGAGCGCGAGCGCTGGCGCAGGCCGGAGCTGTCCGACGCGCCTGGCATTTCGCTTTCCGGCGCGCGGCATCCGTCCGTCGAGCGATCGGTCGGTCGAGCGCGGTACGTGGCGAACGACTGTATGCTCGATTCGGAATCGCAGCAGATAATCGTCCTTACCGGACCGAATATGGGCGGCAAATCAACCTATCTTCGAATGGTCGCGCTTTGCGTGATTCTGGCGCAGGCGGGAAGTTTCGTCCCGGCGCAGTCCGCGCGCATCGGAATCGTGGACCGCGTGTTCACGCGCATCGGCGCGGCGGACGCGCTCGCGCAGGGGCGCAGCACGTTCATGGTCGAAATGGTGGAAACAGCCGAGATTCTTCGCAGCGCGACGCGGCGCAGCCTGGTGATACTGGACGAAGTCGGCCGCGGCACCGGGACTTATGACGGATTATCCATCGCGCGCGCGGTCGTCGAATACCTGCACAACCATAAAACCGCGTCGCCGCTTACGCTTTTCGCGACGCATTATTTCGAGCTGACCGAGCTCGAAAAATACCTGCCGCGCGTTCGCAACTTCCGTATGGACGTGCTGAAGGAAAGCGGCGATTTCGTGTTCCTTTATTCGGTGTCGCCGGGAGCGGCGAACGAAAGTTACGGAATCGAAGTGGCGCGCCTCGCGGGGCTGCCTCACGGCGTCGTCACGCGTGCGCGCAAAGTGCTGGAAGAATTGGAAGACGTGAAGCGCTCGCATTTGAAAAAGGCGCGTGAGATAATGCAGATGGGCTTGTTCGATGATGAATGAGTTTTCGACATCAGGGCCGTTTAAAGCTCGCTTCCGCCGTGTGGCGGCTGCCGCAGCCTGCGCAGCGCTGGTGTTGGCAATGAATGCATTTCAGGCGGACGCGCAGGGCGGTGTTTCCAAGCCCGTCATCCTTGTCGGCGATTTCAAAAACGAATCGGGCGACTCGTCGCTTGACAGCATCGGAGTCGGAATAGCGATTCAGATTACGGCGGTGCTGTCCCGCCTTTCATCGGTGTCGGTCATTCCGGGAGACGCACGGCGTTTGGCGCTTGCCGAGGCGCGGCTATCCGCTTCGGGATTCGCGGCCGCAAATCCGGCTCTGGGGGGAAGTCTTGCGAGCGCGACGCATGTCGTGTACGGAACTTACACGGTCATAGGCGAAGAGCTGATGGCGGCGGCGTACGCCGTGGACGCGAATTCGGGCGAGGCGGTCGGCAGCGCGACGGTGTCGGCCTACAAGCCGCAAGCCGGCTCGATTTGCGTTCAACTTGCACAGTCTTTGGTGGAGGATATTCGCGACGAATTTCCCGCGAAATCGTTTAATTTCGAAATCATCGAAGAGAATACGGATCCTGCAATAGAGCGTGCAAGGAACTATTCACTTGATATTTTATCCGCTAAGGGCGAACTTGAAAATCTTCTTTACCGAAGCGGATTGCTCAGGCGCGGGCTTTCACGGGAGGAAATAGCTCGCGGCTTGGAATTGTGCGAATTCGTGCTTGCGGAATTTCCGGACGACGCGGATACGCTTTTAAATTACGGCAATGCGTTGAGCATAAGCGGCGGAGAAACGGGCGTGGCGAAATCCGTGGAGGTTTTTAAGACCCTGTTGGAAATGGATCCGGACAGCGCCGCGGGACATCTGAATCTTGGCGCGGTTTTGCTGAAGTCCGGGGACTTGGAAGAGGCGAAACAGCATCTCGAAGAGGCGGCGCGGCTTGGGCCGGACGGTGCGGCCGCGCAGAACAATCTTGGTCTGCTGCACATGAAATTGGGCGATTACGATGCGGCGGAAGCGAGGTTATTGAACGCGCTTGTGCTTGCCCCCGAGTATGTCGAAGCTCATGTGAATTTGGGTAATCTGCGCGCAAGACAAGGCGATTATTCGGGCGCGAAGCAGGCATACGAAAAGGCGATCTGGATTAACGATGATTATCCGGAGGCGCATTTCAACTACGCGCTGTTAAATATCGCGGCGGGAAATCTGAACGGCGCGCGTGAGGAATTTGAGGCGGCGATCGCGCTGGAGCCGCACTGCGCGGATTATCTGTGCGAATACGGTGCGCTCTTGATCGAGCTGGGCGAGCCGGAGAAGGCGCTGGACGCGCTCAACAGGGCGATATTTTCGGATCCTTCGCGTGCTGACGCAGTGTTTCACGCGGCCGTTGCACTTGGAAAGCTTGGCGATGAATCCGGGAGGAATTATTACTTGAATAAATATTTGAATATGGCTTCGCCGGGGGACGGGCATTACAGGGAAGCGCTGGAAATCCTTCTCTTTGCAAGGCTTGGCAATGAGGCGGAAGCCGCAGGTTCGTTCGAACAAACGCGACAATGAATATATCAAACAAATGCGCATTCTGATAATTCAAAACTGCGAAACGGAAGGATTGGGACATTTCATTCACGCGCTCGCTGTTAGGGGAATCGAGTTCGACGTATGCCATCCGTACGAGGACGACACTTATCCGTCGCCCGTCGCATATGACGCGATGATCGTCGGCGGCACGCCGATGTCGGTTTGCGACATCGAAGAGCACGCGCACCTGCTGTCGGAACGCACATACGTTGCCGAGGCGCTGGAGGGGGAAGTAAAAGTGTTGGGGGTATGCTTCGGCGCTCAACTGCTTGCGCACATTCTCGGTGCGGAGGTTCGGCCCAATCCGGTGAAGGAAATCGGAATGTACGAAGTTCAACTTACGGAGGAAGGCAAGGCGGATCCGATATTTGGCGGATTCCCGGAGTCATTTCCCGTCTTTCAATGGCACGGGGACACCTTCGATCTGCCCGGCGGCGCCTCATTGTTGGCCACCGGCAAGAACTGCCGCAATCAGGCGTTTCGAAAAGACAATGCTATCGGCGTGCAGTTCCATTTGGAGGCCGGGGCGGAAGACGCGGAAAGGTGGGCGGAAGTGTATGCGGAGGAACTTGCCGCATTCGGAAAAACGAAGAAACAAGTTATGGAGGAATGCGCGAACCAGGAATCCGCGATGAACAGACTGGCTGGGTTGTTGCTCGAAAATTTTCTTGGAATCGAATAGGGCTGGAAATGACGGTATTGACAAAGGTGCACGAATTAAACGGATTGCAAAATTTATTCCGCACAACAGCGCGCACTGCGTTGCCGGCGTTTGCGCTCGCAATTGCCGCAATATCGATCGCGGGCACGGCCGCTATCGCGCAGCCGCGTGTCGACGTTTCGAAATACTACAAGGAAACGCTCGTTCCTTGGAGTACGGCCAAGAGTTTTCTGATTTATCACGTGGACACGGGCAAAGAAGTCGCCAGTTTGAATCCCGAATATTCCGCGCCCGTCGCAAGTTTGACAAAAATGATGACCGTACTGATCGCCGACGAGGAGCTTTCGTACGGAGTCGGATACGAGCTCGCCGAGGACGAAGCCAAGATATTCAAGGTGGAGCAGCTTACGCTCGACCAGATGGTCGAAATGGCGCTTGTTCCGTCGAACAATCTGGTATGCAAGGTGCTGGCGAGGCTGATTGACGGAAGCGAGCCCGCGTTCGTATCCAGGATGAACAAGCGCGCGGCGGAACTGGGAATGACCGGAACGCGGTATGCGAATGCAAGCGGTCTGCCGTCCAAATCCGCGCAATATTCCAACGTGCGCGACCAGCTTATTCTTACGCTCGAACTGCTCAAGCGTCCCGTCCCGGCGGAGAAATGCCGCAAGCACTGGATTTTCTTCGACGAACGTTACGACTCGACGATTTTTTACCTTAAAGAAAAATATCCGATAGCCGGCGTTAAAAGCGGATGGACGAATGCGGCGGGCCGTTGCCTGTCGCTTCTGGTCGAGACGGAACAATTCGGAAGTTTCATCGTCATTACGATGGGCAGCTCGAGCATCGCGCAGGGCTTCGTGGATGCGGAGATCATCCTTTCCAGGTTCGGGCTTGTGGAGCTTGCGCCCGGCTCGCTTTTGGCCGCGGCGCGTCTGCAGGAAGCCGAGCGGGAGAAAGCTCACAAGGAAGCCGAGGCCGCCAAGATTTCCGGGACAAGCGGGATTGCTCAGGTGAAGTCATGAATCCGGCATATGAAATCGGCAAGTTTATTTTGATCATCGGCGCGGTGCTGGTGGTTGTCGGCGCGTTGCTTATGTTTTCGCGCGGCAATCTGCCAATAGGCAATCTTCCGGGCGACATCGCGGTCAAGCGCGACAACTGGAGCTTTTACTTCCCGATTACGACAAGCATCATTCTTTCCATCGTCCTGACGCTGATTTTCTGGCTGATCTCCCGATTCAACCGCTAGCCAGCGGGCAAAACCAGCAGCGCGTTGCTTAGCTTCCGCGGTTCGCCGCCGTACGGCGTAACGAGCGTACCGCCTACGGCAAGCTGGCTGGACCCGCCGCCATCCAGGTTCATCGCTGTAACTGCGCCTTTTCGAATCAGCCAGTTTGCAAGCTCGTCCAGCTTCAGCCCCTTGTAGAAACCGTCCTGCAGCTCGCAGACTACAACCAGTATCACGGTCCCGTCGCCCTTCACTCCGATTGCGGTCCTCGCGCGCGGATTTTTCGTTATATCCTCGCGTACGAAATCCTCGGCGATCGTCACGTTCGGCTGGCCGTTCGCGACAAGCATCGGCGCTCCGCCGACCGCGTCAATCACATCGATCAGGTTTCCGCTCTCGCGTTCGTAAACGCGCGATCGAAGCGATACCGGAGCATCCTTCGGTATTTGCGACAGTGGATTGGCTTCCGGAATGAGATTCGTCGCAACGTAGTACTGATCCGGCCGCATCAATTCGTCTATTCCGCCGGAAACGGGCGTAAGCCGCCCGCCATCCAGCCTGTAAAGAAATCCGTCCAGCGGAATCAAATCGAATGGGTAATTCCAAGAATAAATCACGGTCGAGCTTTGGCCCAACTCGGTGTTCAGCCCGTTCAGGGGAATGAACTTTCCGTCGAACACAAGCTCGGGACGCACCGTGAATCTTCCGATGCGCAATCCCTTTTCCTTGGTCAAAAGCACCATCGGCCTCGTTGCGTACCTGCCCGTAGTGACAAGAACGCTGTCTTCCAGCAACGTCGAAACGGGGAAACCCTGGCCGTTGAAGTAACCGGCGTTGATTCCCGCAAGCGCCCCGGTTTGCCTGCAGATTTGCTCAAGGGGCAATGTTCTTCTCGCTCTGTCAACGGACATAGCGCTTTTGACCTTTAGTCTTACCTGCGCGGACGGCGGGATTTCGATCCAATCGTAGCGGATCGGACGGTTCACGTTTTCTTTGGCTTCCGTACGCCACAACGCGCCTCCTCCTATTTCGATATCCCTTGTGTATATCGTCTGTCGGGGAAACGCGACTGCTATCGTACTGCCGTTCGTCTTGACCAGCGCCTCGCAATGGTATCCCGTGTGGAACGAAAGGCTCGCATTCTGCGCGCCCTGATAGGGTGCGATTTTCCAAAGCGGGAACTTTTTGACCGATCCCCCGTTTTCCAGAGCTTTGTCCGCGATTTTGGTTTTCAAGAGCACGATTTCGAATCTGTCCGGCCGTTCGAGCGCGTTGGTTTTAAACTCCGGCGGCGCGCCGGCAAATTTGAGCGTAGCGACCAGCCATTCGTTCGACGCCTCGACCTTGACGCTCGACAGCTCGACTTGGTTCGGCTGTCCGGGCGCGCCGGTCGCGGCAAGAACCAAAATCGGAATGGCAAGAGCCCCGGCCCGCATGGCCTGCTGCGATAAAAGCTTTCGTAAATTCATAACTTCGGATACCCGCTGATATATTGGCGGCGGCCAAGTGAAGGACGGAGGCTATCCTCCGCCGTTCGTCTGCCGGATGTATTCGAGCACTTCGTGCGCGAACTTGCCGATAATCGGCACAAGCGAAAGTCTGCCCAGCAACGTGAGGATTAGCGACAATACCAGCCCGGTGCCAAGCGCGATGCCGAGTCCGGTCGCGATGCCGCGGATGAAGCTGTAAAACGGCGTCTGAAGCCGCACCTGGCGGCGCAGCCACTTAATCAGTTCCTCCTGGCTCTCGGCGACGCGGATCGTCGGATCGGGATGCGGCTCCGGCTTCGCCCGAAGGCTTTTAAGCCATCCAAGAAATCCCGTCACGCGCGTTCCGTTGCCTCCGGTTTCGGAGGTTTCGGATATCGCATCGTCCTGCATCCGGTCGGACACGCCACAATTATAGGATATGCGCCCCTGAACCGGACGAGAAGCAGCTATATATCGCGGCTACCTGTCGGGCACAAGCAGCCCGAGCGTGCCGTTTGACCGTTTGTAAAGCACGTTGTACGAGCCGCTGGCCTGGTCTTCGAACACGAAGAAATCATGCCCGGAAAGGTCGAACTGCATTATCGCCTCTTCGGTCGTCATGGGCTTGATGTGGAAACGCTTGATTTTGGCGACCTTGCGAGTTTCGTCGGCCGGCTGCTCGATTTCGGGCTCCCCGTCGCCTTGGCCGCGGTACTTGTCTATGAGTTTCGTCTTGTACCGCTTGAGTTGCTTTTCGACCTTTTCCATGGCGAGGTCGCAAGCTTCCTCAAAGCTTGCGCCGTACTCTTCCGCCCGGACGAATTTCCTGGCGACGTCAACCGTCACCTCGAAGCGGAAGTTTCGGCCGTTGTGTCTGGACGGGTACTGAGTAAGCTCCACGCGCGCGGCCTCCGCGCGACTGAAGTACTTTGAGAGCTTCTCAACCTTCTTCCTTATGTATCCGTCCAAACGCGGGGTGATGCTGGAACCGGAAATCTCTACCTGCATACGCACCTCCGGAATGGATTAATGAACAACTTCTTCTGCGATATTATATCGCGGAATCCGGCCATTCATGTTATCGGACGGAATTCGCGGCAAAAAAGTTCGCTGCGCAGCTTCGGATGCGGGTATAATCCGTTCGTGAGTTTCGAATTTCAGCCAGGAAAGACAAGTTTTGCCGGAACGGCGCTTGGCGGAATAGGCATAAATCCGCGCCTCTGAACGCGGGCGCGTTCGCGCGCCGCGCATTCCAAATCCCCTATACTCACTACTTCACCAATGAGGTGCGTTTATGCATGAGCAGTTCATTTCGATCAAAGATCTGGCAGGACACATCGGCGAGCGAGTCAAGCTCGGCGGCTGGGTCAGGAACAAGCGGGAAAGCAAGAAACTGGTGTTCATAGTGGTAAGGGACGGCTCCGGCGAGGTGCAGTGCGTCGCCTACGAACCGAATATCCCGCCCGAAACCTGGCGGGCGGCCCTTGCGCTCACCCTCGAATCGAGCCTAATCGTGGAGGGCGAAGTGAAGCGCCATCCCAAGCAGGAAGGCGTGTTTGAGATTGCCGTCACTTCGATCCAGCCGGTTCAAATTGCACAGGATTACCCGATATCCAAAAAGGAGCACGGTACCGAGTTCCTGATGGACAACCGGCATTTATGGGTGCGATCCAGCCATCAAGTGGCGATACTCCGTATCCGGGACGAAATAATCAAGGCCAGCCGGGATTTTTTCTATGACAACGGTTTTTACTGCTTTGATTCGCCGATCCTGACGCCTAACGCCTGCGAGGGTACGACGACGCTGTTCGAGCTGGATTACTTCGGAGACAAGGTCTACCTGTCCCAGAGCGGCCAGCTGTACCAGGAATCAGGAATAATGGCGCTGGGGAAAACATTTTGTTTCGGGCCGACGTTCCGCGCGGAGAAATCCAAAACCCGCCGGCATCTGATGGAATTCTGGATGCTCGAAGCCGAAGCAGCCTTCTACGACTTTGAAGACAACCTGAAGCTCCAGGAGGAATATGTCTGCTACGTCGTCGAGCGCGTGCTGGAGCGCCGTCGCCTCGATTTGCTAACAATCGAACGGGATATTTCGAAACTCGAAGCCGTGAAGCCTCCCTTCCCGCGGATAACCTACGCTGAAAGCGTTGAAATCCTAAAAGGAAAAGGCTTCGACTTCAATTTCGGCGACGACTTCGGCAGCCCGGAGGAAACCGCGCTTGCGGAGAATTTCGACCGGCCGTTCTTCATCACGCACTGGCCGGAGGACATGAAGGCGTTCTATATGAAAGTCAATCCCGCCGATCGCTCGCAAGTTCTGGCGAGTGACCTGATGGCGCCGGAAGGCTACGGGGAAATCATCGGCGGCAGCCAGCGCGAGGACGACCTGGATACGGTGCTGGAAAAAATCCGCCGCCACAAGCTTCCGGAAG containing:
- a CDS encoding D-alanyl-D-alanine carboxypeptidase, whose protein sequence is MPAFALAIAAISIAGTAAIAQPRVDVSKYYKETLVPWSTAKSFLIYHVDTGKEVASLNPEYSAPVASLTKMMTVLIADEELSYGVGYELAEDEAKIFKVEQLTLDQMVEMALVPSNNLVCKVLARLIDGSEPAFVSRMNKRAAELGMTGTRYANASGLPSKSAQYSNVRDQLILTLELLKRPVPAEKCRKHWIFFDERYDSTIFYLKEKYPIAGVKSGWTNAAGRCLSLLVETEQFGSFIVITMGSSSIAQGFVDAEIILSRFGLVELAPGSLLAAARLQEAEREKAHKEAEAAKISGTSGIAQVKS
- a CDS encoding phosphodiester glycosidase family protein, producing the protein MNLRKLLSQQAMRAGALAIPILVLAATGAPGQPNQVELSSVKVEASNEWLVATLKFAGAPPEFKTNALERPDRFEIVLLKTKIADKALENGGSVKKFPLWKIAPYQGAQNASLSFHTGYHCEALVKTNGSTIAVAFPRQTIYTRDIEIGGGALWRTEAKENVNRPIRYDWIEIPPSAQVRLKVKSAMSVDRARRTLPLEQICRQTGALAGINAGYFNGQGFPVSTLLEDSVLVTTGRYATRPMVLLTKEKGLRIGRFTVRPELVFDGKFIPLNGLNTELGQSSTVIYSWNYPFDLIPLDGFLYRLDGGRLTPVSGGIDELMRPDQYYVATNLIPEANPLSQIPKDAPVSLRSRVYERESGNLIDVIDAVGGAPMLVANGQPNVTIAEDFVREDITKNPRARTAIGVKGDGTVILVVVCELQDGFYKGLKLDELANWLIRKGAVTAMNLDGGGSSQLAVGGTLVTPYGGEPRKLSNALLVLPAG
- a CDS encoding tetratricopeptide repeat protein — translated: MNAFQADAQGGVSKPVILVGDFKNESGDSSLDSIGVGIAIQITAVLSRLSSVSVIPGDARRLALAEARLSASGFAAANPALGGSLASATHVVYGTYTVIGEELMAAAYAVDANSGEAVGSATVSAYKPQAGSICVQLAQSLVEDIRDEFPAKSFNFEIIEENTDPAIERARNYSLDILSAKGELENLLYRSGLLRRGLSREEIARGLELCEFVLAEFPDDADTLLNYGNALSISGGETGVAKSVEVFKTLLEMDPDSAAGHLNLGAVLLKSGDLEEAKQHLEEAARLGPDGAAAQNNLGLLHMKLGDYDAAEARLLNALVLAPEYVEAHVNLGNLRARQGDYSGAKQAYEKAIWINDDYPEAHFNYALLNIAAGNLNGAREEFEAAIALEPHCADYLCEYGALLIELGEPEKALDALNRAIFSDPSRADAVFHAAVALGKLGDESGRNYYLNKYLNMASPGDGHYREALEILLFARLGNEAEAAGSFEQTRQ
- a CDS encoding type 1 glutamine amidotransferase — its product is MRILIIQNCETEGLGHFIHALAVRGIEFDVCHPYEDDTYPSPVAYDAMIVGGTPMSVCDIEEHAHLLSERTYVAEALEGEVKVLGVCFGAQLLAHILGAEVRPNPVKEIGMYEVQLTEEGKADPIFGGFPESFPVFQWHGDTFDLPGGASLLATGKNCRNQAFRKDNAIGVQFHLEAGAEDAERWAEVYAEELAAFGKTKKQVMEECANQESAMNRLAGLLLENFLGIE
- a CDS encoding DUF2905 domain-containing protein, with translation MNPAYEIGKFILIIGAVLVVVGALLMFSRGNLPIGNLPGDIAVKRDNWSFYFPITTSIILSIVLTLIFWLISRFNR
- the mutS gene encoding DNA mismatch repair protein MutS; this translates as MPKVAADSHTPLFRQYYALKEEHGDAVLMFRLGDFYEMFGPDAERASRVLGITLTSRALNQKTKVPMCGVPHHSVQRYIRRLLEAGLTVAVADQMEDPAQAKGIVRRDVVRLITPGTVIEDELLDAGAANYLAVVAKLRDRLGFAVLESSGGSIHAGESPYGDAAMVCAEIAGRAPKELKIPPDLRKDPAFSELLARIPENAVSDCGEFPSPADLEYFVERQFKAPVAALGMEGRHAAMQAVFEVVRTLRYNFKVESLDLSFVPLDLSDHMVLDAHTLANLEVLEGLSAGGECLLDVFAAPRTAMGRRQIREWLRAPLRDAAMADARLDAVSALVDAPEPRGGIASALSKIVDIERIANRASFGKTNPKELAALRDALGSLGELSNIVSGIYFEAEAGADFADDAEGAPACANASLLPAIASRLAERPSILDKLSRVLAEDPPADPGQGGVVREGYLPELDELRNLKAQAAQWMTEYESAQKERLGIKSLKVKYTPAFGWSIEVTKPNLHLVPGDYVRKQTMVAAERFTTPELTEHETKLATAEEKSLALEKEIFSALVKEVAGARDRLLEIADAIKTLDVLVSFAETAERERWRRPELSDAPGISLSGARHPSVERSVGRARYVANDCMLDSESQQIIVLTGPNMGGKSTYLRMVALCVILAQAGSFVPAQSARIGIVDRVFTRIGAADALAQGRSTFMVEMVETAEILRSATRRSLVILDEVGRGTGTYDGLSIARAVVEYLHNHKTASPLTLFATHYFELTELEKYLPRVRNFRMDVLKESGDFVFLYSVSPGAANESYGIEVARLAGLPHGVVTRARKVLEELEDVKRSHLKKAREIMQMGLFDDE
- the raiA gene encoding ribosome-associated translation inhibitor RaiA yields the protein MQVEISGSSITPRLDGYIRKKVEKLSKYFSRAEAARVELTQYPSRHNGRNFRFEVTVDVARKFVRAEEYGASFEEACDLAMEKVEKQLKRYKTKLIDKYRGQGDGEPEIEQPADETRKVAKIKRFHIKPMTTEEAIMQFDLSGHDFFVFEDQASGSYNVLYKRSNGTLGLLVPDR